The Streptococcaceae bacterium ESL0687 genome has a segment encoding these proteins:
- a CDS encoding MFS transporter: protein MKNAVTLTKDLDSKTVPLKRLVPGLVVGPASWLGPYAVCSSLYLPALIQELDSAHKVSLVALFSTTSMIAASISNMVAGSLSDRTVSRFGKRTPWIFGGALSFMILMIIAGMSTSIPLLLTTWILGQVALNFVVAPMVAWLDLAPEGGGGTASSAYGGLGMALGNNGFTVLGVYFLHRLQLGFTVFGIITFIGCLLALLIVREPSNLDDFPDHKQEIEKESFGEVVKSVCPKWSIGRDYYLALAGKMFQSASNYMIASYILYILTDFMNQSDTVVKSTVQQLNIIMLIFGILCGFFVGPLCDKTKFLKIPLALATIFMGLGALAIYFFQDATGILVYAFLAGLGLGVWNSLNNLLNLKIIPDKEKVAFFLGVYNLGSTVTQALAPILAAIAINTFGFQAIFLMSAIFALLSGISIISIRGIKY, encoded by the coding sequence ATGAAAAATGCAGTTACCCTAACCAAAGATTTAGATAGTAAAACAGTTCCTCTGAAAAGACTAGTACCTGGACTAGTTGTTGGTCCCGCATCCTGGCTTGGTCCCTATGCTGTCTGCTCAAGCCTCTACCTACCAGCACTCATTCAGGAACTCGATTCAGCTCATAAGGTAAGTCTTGTAGCCCTCTTTTCAACTACCTCTATGATTGCAGCCTCTATTTCAAACATGGTTGCAGGTTCCCTTTCAGACAGAACTGTCTCCCGTTTCGGTAAAAGAACTCCTTGGATTTTTGGAGGCGCCTTAAGCTTTATGATTCTTATGATTATTGCTGGGATGTCAACAAGTATACCCCTTCTTTTAACAACCTGGATCCTTGGACAGGTTGCCTTAAACTTTGTTGTAGCTCCCATGGTGGCCTGGCTTGATCTGGCTCCAGAAGGTGGAGGCGGTACAGCATCCTCTGCTTACGGAGGTCTTGGTATGGCCCTTGGAAATAATGGATTCACGGTTCTAGGAGTCTATTTTCTCCATAGGCTGCAACTTGGTTTTACTGTTTTTGGAATTATCACCTTTATCGGTTGCTTACTTGCCCTTCTTATCGTTCGGGAGCCATCTAATCTAGACGATTTTCCAGACCACAAACAGGAAATTGAAAAAGAATCATTTGGAGAAGTAGTCAAATCAGTTTGTCCTAAATGGTCAATTGGAAGGGACTACTATCTGGCCCTAGCCGGAAAAATGTTCCAGAGTGCATCAAATTACATGATTGCAAGCTATATCCTCTATATTCTGACAGACTTTATGAATCAAAGTGATACTGTTGTTAAATCAACGGTCCAGCAATTAAATATTATTATGCTTATCTTTGGTATCTTATGTGGCTTCTTTGTAGGACCCCTTTGCGACAAAACTAAATTTTTAAAAATTCCTCTTGCCCTAGCTACCATTTTCATGGGACTTGGAGCCCTAGCCATTTACTTCTTTCAAGATGCAACAGGAATCCTTGTTTATGCTTTTCTAGCTGGTTTGGGACTTGGGGTGTGGAACTCTCTTAATAATCTTTTAAATCTTAAAATTATTCCCGATAAAGAAAAGGTCGCCTTCTTCCTAGGTGTTTATAACCTTGGATCAACTGTGACCCAAGCCTTGGCCCCAATTCTTGCAGCCATAGCCATCAATACCTTTGGTTTTCAAGCAATCTTCCTAATGTCAGCTATCTTTGCTCTCCTATCTGGAATTTCTATTATTTCAATTAGAGGAATCAAATATTAA
- the rpsL gene encoding 30S ribosomal protein S12, with protein sequence MPTINQLVRKPRKSKVEKSNSPALNIGYNSRKKVQTKLSSPQKRGVATRVGTMTPKKPNSALRKYARVRLSNLIEVTAYIPGIGHNLQEHSVVLIRGGRVKDLPGVRYHIVRGALDTAGVADRKQSRSKYGTKRPKA encoded by the coding sequence ATGCCTACTATTAACCAATTGGTTCGCAAACCGCGTAAATCAAAAGTAGAAAAATCAAACTCACCAGCATTGAACATCGGATACAACAGCCGTAAAAAAGTTCAAACTAAACTTTCATCACCACAAAAACGTGGAGTAGCAACTCGTGTTGGTACTATGACACCTAAGAAACCTAACTCGGCTTTACGTAAGTATGCCCGTGTACGTCTTTCTAACCTTATCGAAGTTACTGCTTACATCCCAGGTATCGGACACAACCTACAAGAACACAGTGTTGTACTTATCCGTGGTGGACGTGTAAAAGACCTTCCAGGGGTACGTTACCACATCGTTCGTGGAGCACTTGATACTGCAGGTGTTGCTGACCGTAAACAAAGCCGTT
- a CDS encoding family 43 glycosylhydrolase has translation MTTIQNPIMAGMVPDPSAIRVGEDYYVATSTFHWTPGVPIFHSKDLANWELVTNVLTGGEIDLRGTDTPAGIWAPNLSYDEVTKKFWMTYCQMVNMSGREFNANTYTMWADEITGPWSEPQYVTSIGIDPSLFHDEDGKKYLAVLEWESRVGYPSPGRVVIAEYDAENGQIIGDWKRVSSGFTTRGCVEAPYIWKRNGYYYLILASGGTGYGHGVEIGRSKDIFGPYEAHPSMEPILTSSPAHLFSLGDPDAGHFEMYNPHSRLQKSGHGSLVQTPTGEWYMFHLMSRPLEGKLLNPLGRETSIQEMTWTDEGWLEMKDGSNLAKEFVQIPYEVTLPSTQKDDINENFGGAEISGRFMTPYHFKNNDWVKQVNNKLEIYGRDSLFSKVTPSIMGTRASSFDYEVETRLTFKPDHYSQKSGLGLYYDANDWLFAHLTYSEQYDMIMLSLSQARLGERIEYIHDNVAVPEGEVSLKIAYKNAIATVFYRIKEEDEWVVLMADLDVDYLSDEGVNGTPGEIGGFTGLVNFMGSVDSYQHKSCGQFDYYRVSNL, from the coding sequence ATGACTACTATCCAAAATCCAATCATGGCTGGAATGGTTCCAGACCCATCAGCTATCCGCGTAGGAGAAGATTACTATGTAGCAACTTCTACCTTCCACTGGACACCTGGTGTGCCCATCTTTCATTCAAAAGATTTAGCCAACTGGGAACTTGTGACAAACGTTCTTACAGGAGGAGAAATTGATTTACGGGGAACTGATACCCCTGCTGGGATTTGGGCGCCAAACCTATCTTATGATGAGGTGACTAAAAAATTCTGGATGACCTACTGCCAGATGGTTAATATGAGCGGACGGGAATTTAATGCCAACACCTACACCATGTGGGCTGATGAAATTACGGGGCCTTGGTCTGAACCTCAATATGTAACTTCAATTGGAATTGATCCTTCTCTCTTTCATGATGAAGACGGGAAAAAATACCTAGCAGTCCTTGAATGGGAATCGCGCGTCGGTTATCCGTCTCCTGGTCGAGTTGTCATTGCAGAATACGATGCAGAAAATGGTCAAATCATAGGTGACTGGAAACGGGTAAGTTCCGGTTTCACTACAAGAGGTTGCGTAGAAGCTCCTTATATCTGGAAACGTAATGGCTACTACTATCTAATCCTTGCCTCAGGTGGAACAGGTTATGGTCACGGAGTTGAAATCGGACGCTCAAAAGATATCTTCGGTCCTTACGAGGCCCACCCTTCAATGGAGCCAATTCTTACCTCATCTCCTGCCCACCTCTTCTCACTGGGAGATCCTGATGCTGGTCACTTCGAGATGTACAATCCCCACTCAAGATTACAAAAATCTGGCCATGGTTCCCTTGTCCAAACACCAACTGGTGAATGGTATATGTTCCATCTAATGAGTCGTCCGCTTGAAGGAAAACTCCTAAATCCCCTGGGACGTGAAACCTCAATTCAAGAGATGACCTGGACAGATGAAGGATGGCTTGAAATGAAGGATGGTTCAAATCTGGCAAAGGAATTTGTCCAAATCCCTTATGAGGTAACTCTTCCATCTACTCAAAAAGATGATATTAATGAAAACTTTGGAGGAGCTGAAATCAGCGGACGCTTTATGACCCCTTACCATTTTAAAAATAATGACTGGGTTAAGCAGGTCAATAATAAACTTGAGATTTACGGGCGTGATTCTCTCTTTTCTAAGGTCACTCCATCAATTATGGGAACTAGAGCAAGTTCATTTGACTATGAAGTTGAAACAAGGTTGACCTTTAAGCCAGACCACTACTCACAAAAATCAGGGCTTGGTCTCTACTATGATGCCAATGATTGGCTCTTTGCCCACCTGACCTATTCCGAGCAATATGACATGATTATGCTCTCCCTATCTCAGGCAAGACTAGGTGAACGAATTGAATACATCCATGACAATGTGGCTGTTCCAGAGGGCGAAGTTAGCCTGAAAATTGCTTATAAAAATGCTATAGCAACAGTCTTCTATCGCATCAAGGAAGAAGACGAATGGGTTGTCCTTATGGCTGACCTTGATGTTGACTATCTATCAGACGAAGGTGTTAACGGAACTCCAGGAGAAATCGGAGGCTTTACAGGCCTTGTCAACTTCATGGGAAGCGTTGATTCTTACCAGCACAAGTCTTGTGGTCAATTTGATTACTACCGTGTATCAAACTTATAG
- a CDS encoding AraC family transcriptional regulator — MSTKFECVEHSEIQDIYIFLVEMKYRSPHLHSDIEIIYLLRGKMNLTTNGESFEVCAGEFVALNSCQLHEFSSQEGALLLIFQISPQNFEGFFPQINELFFDSKPVILDGSQAATRLRKHLFLASRAHFEASDYSLLVCHGYTSLIIHDLLAVVPYDHKSEREQNKSLYKHDRINQISNYINAHYQEKLLLSDISSHLSLSTTYLSRFFRENFGISFQEYLNILRCERARYLLANTENNLLTICELSGFSDIRYLNKAFKTLYGKSPRDFRKENRWQEEIQELVSAASIRDEQVIYSQEQSIRELSNYE; from the coding sequence ATGTCAACTAAATTTGAATGTGTGGAACATAGTGAGATTCAGGATATTTACATATTCCTGGTTGAGATGAAGTATCGTAGTCCCCATCTACATAGCGATATTGAAATCATTTATCTCCTGCGTGGTAAAATGAATCTTACAACCAATGGTGAAAGTTTTGAGGTTTGCGCCGGCGAATTTGTTGCCCTAAACTCATGTCAATTACATGAATTTTCTTCCCAAGAAGGAGCTCTTTTATTAATATTTCAGATTTCCCCACAAAATTTTGAAGGATTTTTTCCGCAAATCAATGAACTCTTTTTTGACTCAAAACCAGTAATCCTTGATGGAAGCCAAGCAGCTACTAGGCTAAGAAAACACTTGTTTCTTGCCAGTCGTGCTCATTTTGAAGCCAGTGACTATTCACTCTTAGTTTGCCACGGCTACACCTCCCTAATCATTCATGATTTATTGGCAGTAGTTCCTTACGACCATAAATCTGAACGGGAACAAAATAAATCTCTTTATAAGCATGACCGGATTAATCAGATAAGCAACTATATAAATGCCCACTATCAGGAAAAACTACTTCTTTCTGATATTTCCAGTCATCTTTCCCTTTCAACTACCTACTTATCAAGGTTTTTTAGGGAAAATTTTGGAATTAGTTTTCAGGAATACCTAAATATTTTAAGGTGTGAACGGGCACGTTATTTACTGGCTAATACAGAAAATAATCTTCTAACCATCTGTGAATTATCAGGATTTTCAGATATCCGCTATTTAAATAAGGCTTTTAAAACCTTGTACGGAAAATCTCCCCGTGATTTTCGAAAGGAAAATCGCTGGCAGGAAGAAATTCAAGAGTTGGTTTCAGCTGCAAGTATTCGAGATGAGCAGGTTATTTACTCCCAAGAGCAATCTATAAGGGAATTAAGTAATTATGAGTAG